The following proteins are co-located in the Gloeocapsa sp. PCC 7428 genome:
- a CDS encoding nitrogen regulation protein NR(II), translating to MAKNIVPRRWTLQQQLTILIALFLCLGGAALWLLAELFHSRESAIAARTQGELARANARLMQHFWEGNPSRSPILVGKKWDDYLWKLSYAALSDFPRVEGGFYIYSEDQLLGYAYPTHGGPVPKRDIPPAEKGKILELVASASRQHLPQEMVLYPQLDIVVLRADPLPFDGAVWTMKRIPRSTDARSQILTTLVIVMVLCVVGWTVYITVQLRSGVLQLQQGIKAIEQGKANLIPPLPAEMGQVGASINTMQQRRKELEQRLRRMDRLASLGQLVAGVAHEVRNPLASMRLNLQYVKRQLHRQEITNLPIPSLLEQVDRLETLVKRLLYFDKTQQEEEFVNVSLEAIAMESVSLLRPQAEQQNIGLTYFPAPEPLPEISLQRRGIEQVILNLILNAIQASFLSGEVKVGVEQQDKYLIVWVEDRGVGILPEQQERIFDPFYSTKADGTGLGLAISHEIVTHHGGYIDLQSRSGWTKFSVYLPLDRVALVTNSQYGKNSHY from the coding sequence ATGGCAAAGAATATTGTCCCGCGACGTTGGACACTTCAGCAACAATTAACAATTCTCATCGCGCTATTTTTGTGCTTGGGTGGAGCGGCGTTGTGGCTATTAGCAGAATTATTTCATAGTCGGGAAAGTGCGATCGCAGCCCGAACGCAAGGCGAATTAGCGCGTGCGAATGCGCGCTTGATGCAACACTTTTGGGAAGGAAATCCCAGTCGCAGCCCTATCCTTGTCGGCAAGAAGTGGGATGACTATCTTTGGAAGTTATCATATGCAGCGTTGAGTGACTTTCCGCGAGTCGAAGGTGGTTTTTACATCTATAGTGAGGATCAACTCTTAGGTTATGCATATCCTACGCACGGTGGACCTGTTCCTAAACGCGATATTCCCCCTGCGGAAAAAGGCAAAATTTTGGAATTAGTTGCTAGTGCAAGTCGGCAGCACTTACCACAGGAGATGGTACTTTATCCGCAACTCGATATTGTTGTCCTACGTGCCGATCCTTTGCCGTTTGATGGCGCAGTGTGGACGATGAAGCGGATTCCACGATCGACGGATGCGCGATCGCAGATCCTCACGACACTGGTGATCGTGATGGTCTTGTGTGTTGTCGGGTGGACTGTTTATATCACAGTACAATTACGCAGTGGGGTACTGCAATTACAACAAGGTATTAAAGCAATTGAACAAGGTAAAGCCAATCTCATTCCGCCACTTCCTGCTGAAATGGGACAAGTAGGAGCATCAATTAATACAATGCAACAGCGTCGTAAGGAGTTAGAACAGCGATTGCGACGGATGGATCGCTTAGCTTCGTTAGGACAACTTGTTGCGGGTGTCGCGCATGAAGTGCGTAATCCTTTAGCCAGTATGCGCCTTAATTTACAATATGTTAAGCGGCAGCTACACAGGCAAGAAATTACCAATTTACCAATTCCTAGTTTACTAGAGCAAGTAGATCGCTTGGAAACATTAGTCAAAAGGTTACTTTACTTCGATAAAACCCAACAAGAAGAAGAATTTGTAAATGTTTCTTTAGAAGCGATCGCGATGGAATCTGTCTCCTTACTGCGCCCTCAAGCTGAACAACAGAACATTGGTTTAACGTATTTCCCCGCACCCGAACCACTACCAGAAATTTCACTACAACGTCGCGGCATTGAACAAGTTATCTTAAATTTGATTCTCAATGCGATTCAAGCGAGTTTTCTGTCTGGAGAAGTCAAAGTGGGAGTAGAACAACAAGATAAATATTTAATCGTATGGGTAGAAGATCGCGGTGTCGGAATTCTGCCAGAACAACAAGAACGAATTTTTGACCCGTTTTACTCGACTAAAGCTGATGGAACTGGATTAGGACTAGCAATCAGCCATGAAATTGTGACGCATCACGGAGGATATATCGATTTACAGTCGCGCTCTGGCTGGACAAAGTTTAGTGTGTATTTACCACTAGACCGAGTAGCGCTTGTTACTAATTCACAATATGGCAAAAATTCTCATTATTGA
- a CDS encoding sigma-54 dependent transcriptional regulator, with amino-acid sequence MAKILIIDDEKPLRQAMAQILQDEGHTIIEAKDGSQGLKIIKDSIALGDRPDLVFLDLKMPRTQGMTVLKNLGKILFELPVIVMTAYGTSRTAIEAMQLGAYDYLTKPFDLDTLVELTEKALSHHQASVYRISAETLSQNADEMLGRSPLMQNVFKLIGRIAQGDSTVLILGESGTGKELVASMIHTTSSRSKGPLVKVNCAALPEHLLEAELFGHEKGAFTGADHLRIGRFEQANGGTLFLDEIGELTPVIQSKLLRVLQDRSFERLGSNQTRTVDVRILAATNRNLEEMVRSNQFREDLYYRLNVVRVELPALRDRIEDINLLTQHFLSRIALKQGYPSLAIAETAMKKLQSYPFPGNVRELQNILERAAVLSGGRPILPEHLIFTQNEEPELNLAQAVAQLEQDLIRRALLLDPQEPHKALGLDQQTFIQKRQQWNL; translated from the coding sequence ATGGCAAAAATTCTCATTATTGATGATGAAAAACCGTTGCGTCAGGCGATGGCACAAATACTGCAAGATGAAGGTCACACCATTATTGAAGCAAAAGACGGTAGCCAAGGATTAAAAATTATTAAAGATAGTATTGCGCTAGGCGATCGCCCTGACTTAGTGTTTCTCGACTTAAAAATGCCACGCACGCAGGGAATGACCGTATTAAAAAACTTAGGCAAAATACTCTTTGAGCTACCTGTAATTGTGATGACTGCGTATGGTACAAGCCGGACTGCGATTGAAGCTATGCAGTTAGGTGCCTACGACTATTTAACCAAACCATTTGATTTAGATACTTTAGTCGAGCTTACCGAAAAAGCGCTTTCGCATCATCAAGCGTCAGTTTACCGCATCAGCGCTGAAACGCTTAGTCAAAACGCCGACGAAATGCTAGGGCGATCGCCGTTGATGCAAAATGTGTTTAAACTCATTGGTCGAATCGCTCAAGGTGATTCCACAGTACTCATTTTAGGCGAATCGGGTACAGGTAAAGAATTGGTCGCGTCGATGATTCACACGACGAGTTCGCGTAGTAAAGGACCATTAGTCAAAGTTAATTGCGCCGCGCTTCCAGAACATTTATTAGAAGCCGAATTGTTTGGACACGAAAAAGGGGCGTTTACGGGTGCAGATCACCTGCGCATTGGTCGTTTTGAGCAAGCGAATGGCGGAACTCTATTTTTAGATGAAATTGGCGAACTAACGCCAGTGATTCAAAGTAAATTATTGCGTGTTTTACAAGATCGCTCATTTGAACGCTTGGGAAGTAACCAAACACGTACAGTAGATGTGCGCATTTTAGCAGCAACGAATCGTAACTTGGAAGAAATGGTACGTAGTAACCAATTTCGTGAAGATTTGTATTATCGCTTGAATGTTGTACGAGTCGAATTACCTGCCTTGCGCGATCGCATAGAAGATATCAATCTTCTCACGCAACATTTTTTAAGTCGAATTGCACTAAAGCAAGGGTATCCGAGTTTAGCGATCGCCGAAACAGCAATGAAAAAACTCCAAAGTTATCCGTTTCCAGGAAACGTCCGCGAGTTACAAAACATTCTCGAACGCGCTGCTGTTCTTTCAGGCGGACGACCGATTTTACCCGAACATCTTATTTTTACGCAAAACGAGGAACCTGAACTCAACTTAGCGCAAGCTGTAGCGCAACTCGAACAAGATTTGATTCGTCGCGCGTTACTCCTCGATCCGCAAGAACCACATAAAGCGTTAGGTTTGGATCAGCAAACGTTTATCCAGAAACGCCAGCAGTGGAATTTATAG
- a CDS encoding RNA polymerase sigma-54 factor, translating into MVIASTQSLTTRLQTDTVLYPTLRQLVRLLSCDRNQVIKHLQAEAKENPFLLETPTEERDSLISDVLPQWYDVQAASSTIQEHLYGQIAALSISTQQREALIYLTQWLSSAGYLEQTPETWAKGTSWRSQELERCVPILQSLDPPGIGARSLRECLLLQLQDCTEDLARILIRDYLEELADCVGNSSTAIENCERLRQKLNSSSQLSTKITHKDLQAAIAQIQTLEPRPARNFGYSNIPIVTPDLQAELTAHQTWQVSLIAQPRQRFCLNQEAIHLLQQPQAKAQDKQRLENLLQKAQSLLTALDQWQENLLKVGQFLVERQQAFLHSQDALDLIPTPQQIVAQSVGLSNATVSRIVRGRYLRVCGTRDRTIPLASLCVPVSVGGRTLQQIQQLLLQLVAEESVDQPYTDEQLVQLLKLRYHLSIARRTVAKYRKAAGIAPTSMRRHREYGSSMCDD; encoded by the coding sequence ATGGTTATTGCTTCTACCCAGTCACTGACAACACGCTTGCAAACGGATACTGTTCTTTATCCTACATTACGGCAACTCGTGCGCTTGCTGTCTTGCGATCGCAACCAAGTGATTAAACATCTGCAAGCGGAAGCAAAGGAAAACCCGTTTTTACTGGAAACACCGACAGAAGAACGCGACTCGCTTATTAGCGACGTTTTACCACAATGGTACGATGTCCAAGCCGCAAGTTCGACAATACAAGAGCATTTATACGGACAGATCGCCGCGTTGTCAATTTCAACTCAGCAACGCGAAGCACTAATTTATCTTACCCAGTGGTTATCGAGTGCAGGATACTTAGAGCAAACTCCCGAAACTTGGGCAAAAGGGACTTCTTGGCGTTCTCAAGAACTAGAAAGATGCGTACCAATCCTGCAAAGCCTCGATCCACCAGGAATTGGCGCGCGTTCGTTACGCGAATGTTTGCTATTACAACTTCAAGATTGTACAGAGGATCTTGCTAGGATCTTGATTCGCGACTACTTAGAAGAATTAGCTGATTGTGTTGGTAATTCTTCGACGGCGATTGAGAATTGTGAAAGACTAAGGCAAAAACTGAACAGTTCATCGCAACTGTCTACTAAAATAACTCATAAAGATTTGCAAGCGGCGATCGCGCAAATTCAAACTTTAGAACCGCGCCCTGCAAGAAACTTTGGTTACAGCAATATACCCATTGTCACACCTGATTTACAAGCAGAACTGACAGCCCATCAAACTTGGCAAGTTTCTTTAATCGCGCAACCGCGTCAGCGATTTTGCCTTAATCAAGAAGCAATTCATTTGTTACAGCAGCCGCAAGCAAAAGCACAAGACAAACAACGTTTAGAAAATCTGCTACAAAAAGCACAAAGTTTACTCACAGCGCTTGATCAGTGGCAAGAAAATTTGCTCAAAGTCGGACAGTTTCTAGTCGAACGCCAACAAGCTTTTTTACATAGCCAAGATGCGTTAGATTTAATTCCCACACCGCAACAAATTGTCGCGCAATCGGTGGGATTGAGTAACGCCACCGTTAGTAGAATTGTACGTGGTAGATATTTGCGCGTGTGTGGAACGCGCGATCGCACAATTCCCTTAGCATCGTTGTGCGTTCCAGTGTCTGTGGGCGGACGTACACTCCAACAAATTCAACAACTCCTCCTACAACTTGTCGCGGAAGAATCTGTCGATCAGCCTTACACCGACGAACAACTCGTCCAACTTTTAAAGCTTCGCTATCATCTTTCCATCGCTCGTAGAACAGTTGCAAAATACCGTAAAGCCGCAGGAATTGCACCCACTTCTATGCGTCGTCACCGCGAGTATGGATCGTCGATGTGCGATGACTAA
- a CDS encoding GntP family permease: protein MQPWLIILLLISVAFIVFSTTKLKLHPFLALIFAALGFGILAGMPLDEVVESVSDGFGRTLGSIGIVIVAGIILGTFLEKSGGAFTLADSVLKLTKRKNVPLAMAIIGYIVAIPVFCDSGFVILSPLNKALTKKAGMSLAVSAIALSLGLYATHTMVPPTPGPIAAAGLLEADLGLVIVWGLAVSIPALLIGWLFALRFGSRTYIDPEPEFSEAEINQIMQEGPSALQAFLPIAIPIVLILAKSIADYPTNPLGEGFLQTFVSFVGNPLIALLIGVLISWSLPKKFNRELLSDRGWVGKALLDSAAIILITGAGGAFGRVLQNSGIAEVIGKNLAGGNLGIFLPFIISSGIKTAQGSSTVAIVTTATLLAPLLGVLNLDAPIDRALTVVAIGAGAMVVSHANDSYFWVVSQFSRMTTEQAFKLQTLGTLTEGVAAGIIVWIISLVT, encoded by the coding sequence ATGCAACCTTGGCTGATTATACTTTTACTAATTTCGGTCGCTTTTATTGTTTTTTCTACCACAAAGCTCAAGCTTCATCCATTTCTGGCTTTAATTTTTGCCGCTTTAGGTTTCGGCATTCTAGCAGGAATGCCATTAGATGAGGTTGTCGAATCAGTCTCTGATGGGTTTGGGAGAACACTGGGTTCAATCGGGATTGTGATCGTTGCTGGTATCATTCTGGGAACTTTCTTAGAAAAATCAGGTGGGGCGTTTACCTTAGCAGATAGCGTACTGAAGCTAACAAAAAGAAAGAATGTACCGCTAGCAATGGCAATTATTGGTTACATTGTGGCGATTCCAGTATTTTGTGATTCTGGATTTGTGATTTTATCACCGTTAAATAAGGCATTGACTAAAAAAGCAGGAATGTCTTTAGCCGTGAGTGCGATCGCCCTGAGTTTAGGATTGTATGCAACACACACCATGGTGCCACCAACCCCAGGACCAATCGCCGCTGCTGGATTACTCGAAGCTGATTTAGGACTAGTCATTGTTTGGGGATTAGCCGTTTCGATACCTGCTTTATTAATCGGTTGGCTATTTGCCTTAAGATTTGGTAGCCGTACGTATATTGATCCAGAACCAGAATTTAGCGAAGCAGAAATTAATCAAATTATGCAGGAAGGTCCTTCGGCACTCCAGGCTTTCTTACCAATTGCGATTCCAATTGTGCTGATTCTGGCTAAATCGATAGCCGATTACCCAACGAACCCGTTAGGCGAAGGGTTCTTACAAACTTTTGTCAGTTTTGTTGGCAACCCTTTAATTGCTTTACTTATTGGCGTTCTCATTTCCTGGAGTTTGCCCAAAAAGTTTAATCGAGAACTGCTTTCGGATCGCGGTTGGGTAGGAAAAGCATTACTCGACTCCGCAGCAATTATCTTGATTACAGGTGCTGGTGGTGCGTTTGGGAGAGTTTTGCAAAATTCTGGAATTGCTGAGGTGATTGGTAAGAACTTAGCTGGAGGAAATTTAGGCATCTTTTTACCGTTTATCATTTCTTCTGGAATTAAAACTGCACAAGGTTCTTCGACAGTTGCGATTGTGACGACAGCAACGTTACTAGCACCGTTACTCGGAGTTCTCAATCTCGATGCACCGATTGATCGGGCGCTAACTGTAGTTGCGATCGGGGCTGGGGCGATGGTTGTATCGCACGCTAACGACAGCTATTTTTGGGTAGTTTCGCAGTTTTCTCGGATGACGACTGAACAAGCATTCAAACTACAAACTTTAGGGACTTTGACTGAAGGCGTTGCCGCAGGAATTATTGTTTGGATTATTAGTCTTGTAACTTAA
- a CDS encoding YifB family Mg chelatase-like AAA ATPase, whose amino-acid sequence MLARVWSASIVGIDALKVGVEIDVSGGLPGIVVVGLPDTAVQESRERVKTALKNAGYAFPMRKIVINLTPADVRKEGPSFDLPISVGVLAASEQISAQLLGDYLFLGEVSLDGSLRPIAGVLPIAAAAQKLGIVGLVVPVDNAEEAALIQDVSVYGFKHLSEVADFLNNPQRYQPVKSDVQQHLGKTRSYSGDLKDVKGQAHARRALEIAAAGGHNLIFVGPPGSGKTMLARRLPGILPPLSFAEALEATQIYSVAGLLKNRGSLVRDRPFRSPHHSASGPSLVGGGSFPRPGEISLAHHGVLFLDELTEFKRDVLEFLRQPLEDGYVTVSRTRQSVVFPAQFTLVASTNPCPCGYYGDSIQPCTCSPRQREQYWAKLSGPLMDRIDLQVAVNRLKPEEITQQPNGEPSSSVRHRVEAARDRALKRFDSKIRCNAAMQSSDLRTWCQLDTTATTLLEGAIRKLGLSARASDRILKVARTIADLAGDEDLQVHHVAEAIQYRTIDRMQ is encoded by the coding sequence ATGTTAGCGCGGGTTTGGAGTGCATCAATTGTCGGTATTGATGCTTTAAAAGTGGGTGTAGAAATCGATGTATCTGGTGGTTTACCAGGAATTGTGGTTGTCGGACTTCCTGACACCGCAGTACAAGAATCGCGAGAAAGGGTGAAAACAGCACTCAAAAATGCTGGATACGCTTTTCCTATGCGCAAAATTGTGATTAATCTAACGCCTGCTGATGTGCGTAAAGAGGGTCCAAGTTTTGATTTACCAATTAGTGTTGGTGTGTTAGCGGCGTCTGAGCAAATCAGCGCTCAACTTTTAGGTGATTACCTTTTTTTGGGTGAAGTCTCGCTTGATGGTTCGCTGCGTCCAATTGCAGGAGTTTTACCGATCGCAGCTGCTGCTCAGAAACTTGGTATTGTCGGTTTAGTAGTACCTGTTGATAATGCCGAAGAAGCTGCACTTATTCAAGATGTATCAGTTTACGGTTTTAAGCATTTGTCTGAGGTGGCTGATTTTCTCAATAACCCGCAGCGCTATCAGCCAGTCAAGAGTGATGTACAACAACACTTAGGAAAAACACGCTCATACAGTGGAGACTTGAAAGATGTAAAAGGTCAAGCACACGCACGCAGGGCGCTAGAAATTGCCGCTGCGGGAGGACATAACTTAATTTTCGTAGGACCACCAGGAAGTGGCAAAACAATGCTTGCGCGTCGCCTACCAGGAATTTTACCGCCGTTGAGTTTTGCTGAAGCTTTGGAAGCAACACAGATTTATTCGGTTGCTGGATTGTTAAAAAATCGCGGTTCTTTGGTGCGCGATCGCCCGTTTCGCAGTCCTCATCATTCGGCTTCTGGTCCGTCGCTGGTTGGTGGAGGTAGTTTTCCGCGTCCTGGAGAAATTTCCCTGGCACACCACGGTGTATTATTTTTGGACGAACTGACGGAATTCAAACGCGATGTTTTAGAATTCTTACGCCAGCCACTAGAAGATGGCTATGTTACCGTATCGCGTACGCGGCAATCTGTTGTTTTTCCGGCACAGTTTACGTTGGTTGCAAGTACGAATCCTTGTCCTTGCGGTTATTATGGAGACTCAATTCAACCGTGTACTTGTTCGCCACGCCAAAGAGAGCAATACTGGGCAAAACTATCGGGTCCATTGATGGATCGAATTGATTTACAAGTTGCGGTGAATCGCCTGAAGCCAGAAGAAATTACGCAACAGCCCAACGGAGAACCATCAAGTAGTGTGCGACACCGAGTCGAAGCCGCACGCGATCGCGCACTCAAGCGCTTCGATTCAAAAATTCGCTGTAATGCGGCTATGCAAAGTAGTGACTTACGAACTTGGTGTCAATTAGATACTACTGCAACGACTTTACTCGAAGGCGCAATTAGAAAATTAGGCTTATCTGCACGAGCGAGCGATCGCATTCTCAAAGTTGCGCGGACAATTGCTGATTTAGCTGGCGATGAAGATTTGCAAGTTCATCATGTTGCTGAAGCGATTCAGTATCGTACTATCGATCGAATGCAATAA
- a CDS encoding histidine triad nucleotide-binding protein has protein sequence MTETIFSKIIRREIPADIVYEDELALAFKDVNPQAPVHILVIPKEPIAKLADAESKDHALMGHLLLTAKRVAQQAGLENGYRVVINTGSDGGQTVYHLHLHILGGRQMKWPPG, from the coding sequence ATCACAGAGACTATTTTCAGCAAAATTATTCGGCGCGAAATCCCTGCCGATATTGTTTACGAAGATGAACTGGCACTTGCTTTTAAAGATGTCAACCCTCAAGCCCCTGTACACATCCTCGTGATTCCCAAAGAACCGATTGCGAAATTAGCCGATGCTGAGTCCAAAGACCACGCACTTATGGGGCATCTGCTACTAACAGCAAAACGCGTAGCACAACAAGCAGGTTTGGAAAATGGCTATCGCGTAGTCATTAACACTGGATCAGATGGCGGTCAAACTGTATATCATTTACATCTACATATCCTAGGTGGAAGACAAATGAAATGGCCTCCTGGCTGA
- the psbA gene encoding photosystem II q(b) protein, with translation MTTTLQRRESAGLWERFCNWVTSTDNRLYVGWFGVLMIPTLLAATTCFIIAFIAAPPVDIDGIREPVAGSLIYGNNIITGAVVPSSNAIGLHFYPIWEAASLDEWLYNGGPYQLVIFHFLIGVFCYMGREWELSYRLGMRPWIAVAYSAPVAAATAVFLIYPIGQGSFSDGMPLGISGTFNFMLVFQAEHNILMHPFHQLGVAGVFGGALFSAMHGSLVTSSLVRETTESESQNYGYKFGQEEETYNIVAAHGYFGRLIFQYASFNNSRSLHFFLAAWPVIGIWFTSLGISTMAFNLNGFNFNQSVIDSQGRVIGTWADVLNRANLGMEVMHERNAHNFPLDLAAGEATPVALTAPSING, from the coding sequence ATGACAACAACGCTACAAAGACGCGAAAGCGCCGGATTGTGGGAGCGGTTTTGCAACTGGGTAACATCAACCGATAACCGTCTATACGTAGGCTGGTTCGGCGTATTGATGATCCCGACATTACTAGCAGCAACAACCTGCTTCATCATTGCATTTATCGCCGCCCCCCCCGTAGACATCGACGGCATTAGAGAACCAGTAGCAGGGTCATTAATCTACGGCAACAACATCATCACCGGAGCAGTCGTTCCGTCGTCAAACGCAATTGGGTTACACTTCTACCCAATCTGGGAAGCAGCATCATTAGATGAGTGGCTATACAACGGTGGACCATACCAATTAGTCATCTTCCACTTTTTGATCGGCGTATTCTGCTACATGGGACGCGAGTGGGAACTATCCTACCGTCTAGGAATGCGGCCATGGATTGCCGTAGCCTACTCAGCACCAGTAGCAGCAGCAACCGCAGTCTTCTTGATCTACCCAATCGGACAAGGTTCATTCAGCGATGGCATGCCCCTCGGCATCAGCGGCACATTCAACTTCATGTTAGTGTTCCAAGCCGAGCACAACATCCTGATGCACCCATTCCACCAGTTAGGAGTAGCAGGCGTATTCGGTGGTGCACTCTTCAGTGCGATGCACGGTTCACTCGTGACCAGTTCGTTAGTGCGTGAAACAACCGAAAGCGAAAGCCAAAACTACGGCTACAAATTCGGACAAGAAGAAGAGACATACAACATCGTAGCGGCACACGGATACTTTGGACGCTTAATCTTCCAATACGCTTCGTTCAACAACAGCCGTTCGTTGCACTTCTTCTTAGCCGCATGGCCAGTGATTGGCATCTGGTTCACCTCGTTGGGCATCAGCACAATGGCGTTCAACCTCAACGGGTTCAACTTCAACCAGTCGGTGATTGACTCGCAAGGTCGCGTGATTGGTACCTGGGCAGACGTCCTCAACCGTGCGAACTTGGGTATGGAAGTCATGCACGAGCGCAACGCGCACAACTTCCCTCTCGACTTGGCTGCTGGTGAAGCGACTCCTGTTGCTTTAACTGCTCCGAGCATCAATGGCTAA
- a CDS encoding two-component system response regulator gives MNHFDSEPPKILVVDDHAASRMTAVALLAVEGYEVLEADSGGAALELVTRSQPDLILLDVMMPGMDGFEVCRQLKQDEQTRLIPVIFITALNDRRSRISGIEAGGDDFLTKPFDRLELAARVKSLVRQKSLNEDLDHAEQVLFSIAQAIESRDPNTGNHCERLMDLSTAFGEFLQLSRTQMRNLQWGSYLHDIGKVGIPDAVLLKAGKLTPHEWETMRQHVLIGEKICLPLRTMRGVIPIIRHHHERWDGSGYPDGLAGDQIPYLAQVFQVIDIYDALTSERPYKRALSSTEALQVIAEETTKGWRNPTLVKQFMEFIQSRDEQ, from the coding sequence GTGAACCATTTTGATTCAGAGCCGCCGAAGATTTTAGTTGTGGACGACCACGCAGCGAGCCGGATGACCGCTGTTGCCCTTTTAGCAGTAGAGGGGTATGAGGTTTTAGAAGCGGATAGTGGGGGAGCAGCGCTAGAGCTAGTGACACGCAGTCAGCCGGATTTGATTTTACTCGATGTTATGATGCCTGGCATGGATGGGTTTGAAGTGTGTCGCCAACTCAAACAGGACGAACAAACTCGATTGATTCCTGTCATTTTTATCACAGCTTTAAACGATCGGCGATCGCGTATTAGTGGAATCGAAGCCGGCGGCGATGACTTTCTCACCAAACCTTTCGATCGGCTAGAGTTAGCGGCGCGTGTTAAATCGCTAGTACGACAAAAAAGCTTAAACGAAGATTTAGATCATGCCGAACAAGTTTTATTTTCGATTGCGCAAGCAATTGAAAGCCGCGATCCTAATACAGGAAATCATTGTGAAAGATTGATGGATTTAAGCACAGCTTTTGGTGAATTCCTTCAGCTTTCGCGGACGCAAATGCGCAATTTACAGTGGGGAAGCTATCTGCACGACATTGGTAAAGTTGGTATTCCTGACGCGGTACTGCTGAAAGCCGGAAAATTAACACCACACGAATGGGAGACAATGCGCCAGCACGTTTTAATTGGTGAAAAAATTTGCTTACCTTTACGTACAATGCGCGGCGTAATTCCTATTATTCGCCATCATCACGAACGCTGGGATGGTTCGGGCTATCCTGATGGACTAGCAGGAGATCAAATTCCCTATCTTGCGCAGGTATTTCAAGTCATTGATATTTATGATGCGCTGACGAGCGAACGCCCTTATAAACGCGCATTATCAAGTACAGAAGCACTTCAAGTTATTGCAGAAGAAACCACAAAAGGCTGGCGCAATCCTACACTTGTCAAGCAGTTTATGGAATTTATTCAATCGCGTGACGAACAATAA